Proteins from one Caldanaerovirga acetigignens genomic window:
- a CDS encoding sigma-54-dependent Fis family transcriptional regulator, whose translation MEELRGKISLIAPNSYIAELAEKVCKGYEDIVRIYEGNLEEGLRIAKRVLSEGCRVIISRGGTAQIIEKELEVTVVPIPITFSDLASTLAKIKEKDVDVGVIGYKNLIQEIEEVDNLMGYRIYFSEIQSREEIEERIIELYKRFGIKTFLGGNKVVRAAEALGLKGILLGSGKGAIKKAILEGMRIARIIYELDKERMQLKTIAEYSNEGIILMDEQDKVKYVSPAAVRILGISYDEIIGENIFKYVKHTMNIYDSIKKKMETRAEYDQINNTKVIFNYVPLYMDHKMIGSLLSFEDVSKIEELEKKIRKEIYSKGYVAKYSFSDMLTNNRKMMGIIEMAKKIAKVDTTVLITGESGTGKELMAQSIHNESLRRNGPFIAVNCASLPQSLLESELFGYADGAFTGAKKGGKPGLFELAHTGTIFLDEIADIPLDLQAHLLRVIQEKEISRIGDDKVIPVNIRIIAATNKDLMKYVQEGKFREDLYYRLNVINIKMPPLRERKEDIPLLVNHFISRFCAKYGLSHKRVTPGAMATFSEYTWPGNIRELQNVIERLVLTVDGELISEDHLIEILKIEQYNQNIEQYSTIDKINNHFLRDPDLEEGVLDKMQKEYIVKVLREVNGNKKKAAKILGISTTTLWRKIKQLNINL comes from the coding sequence ATGGAGGAACTGAGGGGAAAGATTTCGCTTATTGCACCCAACTCATATATAGCTGAACTTGCCGAAAAAGTGTGCAAAGGCTATGAAGATATAGTCAGGATATACGAAGGGAATTTGGAAGAAGGGTTGAGGATTGCAAAAAGGGTTCTCTCGGAAGGATGTCGGGTGATAATAAGCAGGGGGGGGACAGCCCAAATTATAGAAAAGGAACTGGAGGTTACCGTTGTCCCGATACCAATAACTTTTAGCGACTTAGCCTCAACATTGGCGAAGATAAAAGAAAAAGACGTCGATGTAGGCGTGATAGGATATAAAAATTTAATCCAGGAAATCGAAGAAGTTGATAATTTGATGGGCTACAGGATATATTTTTCGGAGATTCAGAGCCGCGAAGAGATAGAAGAGAGAATAATAGAACTTTATAAGAGGTTCGGGATAAAGACGTTCCTCGGCGGCAATAAAGTGGTGAGAGCGGCGGAGGCCTTAGGGTTAAAAGGCATATTGCTTGGAAGCGGGAAGGGGGCGATAAAAAAAGCAATCCTTGAGGGCATGAGAATTGCCAGGATAATTTATGAACTCGACAAAGAGAGGATGCAGCTTAAGACTATTGCCGAGTACAGCAATGAAGGCATTATATTGATGGATGAACAGGACAAAGTCAAGTATGTCAGCCCTGCTGCTGTGAGGATATTGGGAATATCTTATGACGAAATAATTGGAGAAAATATTTTCAAATACGTAAAGCACACAATGAACATTTACGACTCGATAAAGAAAAAGATGGAGACCCGCGCGGAATACGACCAGATAAACAATACAAAGGTCATATTCAATTACGTGCCTTTATATATGGACCATAAGATGATAGGAAGCTTACTTTCGTTTGAGGATGTTTCTAAAATAGAAGAATTGGAAAAAAAGATAAGAAAAGAAATTTACAGCAAGGGGTATGTAGCGAAATATTCGTTTTCGGACATGTTGACTAACAATCGAAAGATGATGGGAATTATCGAGATGGCAAAAAAAATAGCAAAGGTGGATACTACTGTTCTGATAACTGGAGAATCTGGCACGGGGAAAGAGCTGATGGCGCAGAGCATCCACAACGAGAGCTTAAGGAGGAATGGACCTTTTATTGCGGTAAACTGTGCCTCTCTCCCTCAGAGTTTGCTGGAAAGCGAACTATTTGGCTATGCTGACGGAGCCTTTACCGGAGCGAAAAAGGGAGGAAAACCCGGGCTTTTCGAGTTAGCCCATACGGGGACCATATTCTTGGATGAAATTGCTGATATACCGTTGGACCTTCAGGCACATCTTTTGCGGGTAATCCAGGAAAAAGAAATATCGAGGATAGGAGATGACAAGGTAATTCCGGTAAATATAAGGATCATAGCTGCGACAAACAAAGACTTAATGAAATACGTGCAGGAAGGAAAATTCAGAGAAGATTTATATTATAGGTTGAACGTAATAAACATAAAGATGCCGCCGCTCAGAGAAAGGAAGGAAGATATACCGTTGCTTGTAAACCATTTCATATCGAGATTTTGCGCAAAATATGGTTTAAGTCATAAAAGAGTGACACCAGGGGCTATGGCTACATTTTCTGAGTATACTTGGCCTGGGAATATAAGAGAACTACAAAATGTAATTGAGAGGCTAGTATTGACGGTGGACGGAGAGTTAATAAGTGAAGACCATCTGATTGAAATATTAAAAATTGAGCAGTATAACCAGAATATAGAGCAATATAGCACAATAGACAAAATAAACAACCATTTCCTGCGAGATCCCGACCTCGAGGAAGGCGTTTTGGATAAAATGCAAAAGGAGTACATTGTAAAAGTGCTGAGAGAAGTTAATGGAAACAAGAAGAAAGCAGCAAAGATTTTGGGGATAAGTACAACGACTCTTTGGAGGAAGATAAAGCAATTAAACATCAACCTTTGA
- a CDS encoding Ldh family oxidoreductase, which produces MKEERMPFYAVKEFVADIFKNAGLNAAHSEIIADSLICAEARGIKSHGLVRVSTYVSRMECGATNKNANYRIEKIKGAAALLDADNGFGQVAAYYGSKLAVTLAKRYGTGVVGIKNSNHFGIASYYAMLISDNDMIGIVSTNSSPAIAPFGSYIPLLGTNPLAVSIPSKTKKPIVLDMSASVVARGKIRLAKLKNEKIPIGWALDPYGKDTDDPDLALKGSLLPIGGPKGSGLSLVIDLICGVLTGSSFTGEVKNVTDMSGPSKTGHIIMALDISCFNDVNKFKRDIDRVIKKIKSLPSVNNSEIFLPGEIENNAEEKAKSEGIILDPKVREELNKLADKYNLNKIL; this is translated from the coding sequence TTGAAGGAAGAAAGAATGCCGTTTTATGCTGTCAAGGAATTTGTAGCAGACATTTTTAAAAATGCAGGTCTAAACGCCGCTCATTCTGAAATTATAGCCGATTCTTTAATCTGCGCTGAAGCAAGGGGTATAAAGTCGCACGGCCTTGTGAGGGTCTCAACTTATGTAAGCAGAATGGAATGTGGAGCAACTAACAAGAATGCCAATTATAGGATCGAAAAAATAAAAGGCGCTGCTGCCCTCCTTGACGCCGATAACGGTTTCGGGCAGGTCGCAGCCTACTATGGTTCTAAATTAGCAGTGACATTAGCTAAAAGATACGGCACCGGCGTAGTCGGCATAAAAAACTCTAACCATTTTGGAATAGCCTCTTATTATGCCATGCTCATATCTGATAACGACATGATAGGAATCGTCTCAACAAATTCTTCGCCTGCCATTGCACCTTTTGGAAGCTATATTCCACTGCTCGGCACCAATCCCCTTGCAGTATCAATACCATCTAAAACCAAAAAGCCCATCGTGCTGGACATGTCTGCATCTGTAGTCGCTCGAGGTAAAATACGCCTCGCTAAACTCAAGAACGAAAAGATACCGATCGGATGGGCTTTAGATCCCTATGGCAAGGACACAGACGATCCAGACCTGGCGCTGAAGGGAAGCCTTCTGCCCATCGGCGGTCCGAAAGGCTCAGGGCTTTCCCTGGTAATAGACCTGATATGCGGCGTATTAACCGGTTCTTCCTTTACGGGAGAAGTAAAAAATGTCACTGATATGAGCGGTCCTTCCAAGACGGGTCACATAATAATGGCACTGGACATCAGCTGTTTCAATGACGTAAACAAATTCAAAAGAGACATAGACAGGGTTATAAAAAAGATAAAATCATTACCTTCAGTAAATAACTCAGAAATCTTTCTGCCTGGCGAGATAGAAAACAACGCCGAAGAAAAGGCAAAAAGCGAAGGCATAATCCTTGACCCCAAAGTAAGGGAAGAATTGAATAAACTTGCTGATAAATACAATTTAAATAAAATTTTATAA
- a CDS encoding U32 family peptidase translates to MFDKTREFMKKLGLPEGDLYNLPTSTKKFPDGADYRLEVPTVNSAAAFKALMEEAERLGITINRVDETYGCFRHTLEELKEYIAIAKYYRVELNISVGPRATYDTSATRLSQQGVRIGYRLRGMEQIVRAVEDVKRIAEVGGRGVLVYDEGLLWVLNEMRKAGELPKNMHFKMSAHAGHGNPASFKLLASLGADSINPVRDMTLPMIAALRAAVDVPIDVHTDNPPGSGGFIRVYEAPEMVRIGAPIHLKTGNSVVSGHGELTTAENGRAMAKQAAIVKEMVEKYYPQAVQSKAGTPDMAIPE, encoded by the coding sequence ATGTTTGACAAGACAAGAGAATTTATGAAAAAATTAGGTTTGCCCGAAGGAGACCTCTACAACTTACCCACCTCAACCAAAAAGTTCCCCGATGGCGCAGACTACAGGTTGGAGGTCCCCACTGTAAACAGCGCTGCTGCTTTTAAAGCGCTCATGGAAGAAGCCGAAAGGCTTGGCATTACCATCAACCGGGTAGACGAAACTTATGGATGCTTCCGCCACACCCTCGAAGAACTCAAAGAATACATCGCCATAGCCAAGTACTACAGGGTAGAGCTCAACATCTCTGTAGGCCCGAGGGCAACTTACGACACAAGCGCTACAAGGCTCAGCCAGCAGGGCGTGAGAATAGGATACAGGCTGCGCGGCATGGAACAGATAGTAAGGGCTGTTGAAGACGTAAAACGCATCGCTGAAGTTGGCGGCAGAGGAGTGCTCGTATACGACGAAGGATTGCTCTGGGTCCTCAACGAAATGCGGAAGGCCGGAGAATTACCCAAAAATATGCACTTCAAGATGTCAGCCCACGCTGGCCATGGAAACCCGGCAAGCTTCAAGCTCCTCGCCAGCCTCGGCGCAGATTCCATCAACCCTGTGAGAGACATGACGCTGCCCATGATCGCAGCCCTGAGAGCTGCCGTGGATGTACCCATCGATGTCCATACGGACAATCCTCCGGGATCCGGCGGATTTATAAGAGTCTATGAAGCTCCCGAAATGGTCCGCATAGGCGCTCCTATCCACCTCAAGACCGGAAACTCCGTCGTTTCTGGCCACGGAGAGTTAACAACCGCAGAAAATGGCAGGGCTATGGCCAAACAGGCGGCTATTGTAAAAGAAATGGTGGAGAAGTACTATCCGCAGGCCGTCCAGAGCAAAGCTGGCACACCCGATATGGCAATCCCAGAATAA
- a CDS encoding fumarate hydratase yields the protein MREVHVDEIIAAVEKLCIEANIKLPEDVKSALNKAVEKESSPLGREILHDIIKNYQIAEEKDLAICQDTGFAVFFVRLGQDVRIIGGNFNEAINEGVRRGYKNGYLRKSIVNDPLIYRKNTGDNTPAIIHLEIVPGDKIQITFAPKGGGSENMSALRMLKPSDGVDGLKKFVLETVRQAGPNPCPPIIVGVGIGGTIEVATLIAKKALLRPIGEHHPMPEIAELEKELLEEVNKLGIGPQGFGGKTTALAVNIETFPAHIASLPVAINIQCHVARHKEVEI from the coding sequence ATGCGGGAAGTTCACGTCGATGAGATTATCGCTGCAGTCGAAAAACTGTGTATCGAAGCCAATATTAAACTTCCTGAAGACGTTAAATCTGCTTTAAACAAAGCAGTAGAAAAAGAAAGCTCTCCTCTGGGCAGGGAAATATTACACGATATTATAAAGAACTACCAAATCGCTGAAGAAAAGGACCTAGCAATATGCCAGGATACGGGATTTGCAGTATTTTTCGTGAGGCTCGGGCAAGATGTAAGGATTATAGGCGGCAATTTCAACGAAGCCATCAACGAGGGAGTCCGCAGGGGCTATAAAAATGGGTATTTGAGAAAATCCATAGTAAATGACCCGCTCATTTACAGGAAAAATACGGGAGACAATACTCCGGCTATAATTCACCTCGAGATAGTTCCGGGCGATAAGATTCAAATAACTTTTGCTCCAAAAGGCGGCGGAAGCGAAAATATGAGCGCCCTTAGAATGCTAAAGCCATCCGATGGAGTAGACGGCCTAAAGAAATTTGTGTTAGAAACAGTAAGACAGGCCGGCCCCAATCCGTGCCCACCTATAATTGTTGGCGTAGGCATCGGTGGGACTATCGAAGTGGCTACATTAATAGCAAAAAAAGCTCTGCTCAGGCCAATCGGCGAACATCATCCCATGCCTGAAATAGCTGAACTGGAAAAGGAATTGCTAGAGGAAGTAAACAAACTGGGAATAGGGCCTCAAGGTTTTGGAGGCAAAACCACTGCCCTTGCTGTCAACATAGAGACCTTTCCGGCCCACATTGCAAGTCTTCCCGTAGCCATAAATATACAGTGCCACGTGGCAAGACATAAAGAAGTTGAAATTTAG
- a CDS encoding Fe-S-containing hydro-lyase: MIKHITTPLTPEIISSLQAGDKVSISGIIYSARDAAHKRLSEMIKKGEKLPIELEGQIIYYVGPCPAKPGTVIGSAGPTTSGRMDAYTPLLLEKGLKGMIGKGFRSKEVVDAIVKYGAVYFGAIGGAGALLADSIKDSKIVAFEDLGPEAIYEFKVENFPAIVIIDKEGDDLYKIGVEKYREI; this comes from the coding sequence ATGATAAAGCACATAACTACCCCCTTAACTCCGGAAATTATAAGCTCCCTTCAGGCGGGAGATAAAGTGTCAATAAGCGGCATAATTTACTCAGCAAGAGACGCTGCCCATAAGCGGCTTTCCGAAATGATAAAAAAAGGCGAAAAACTCCCCATAGAATTAGAAGGACAGATAATATATTACGTTGGCCCATGCCCTGCAAAGCCGGGAACCGTGATAGGCTCTGCTGGCCCCACAACCAGCGGCAGAATGGACGCTTACACACCCCTTCTCCTGGAAAAAGGCCTGAAAGGCATGATAGGCAAAGGCTTCAGGTCCAAAGAAGTGGTCGATGCCATAGTCAAATACGGTGCGGTTTATTTCGGTGCAATAGGCGGTGCAGGGGCGCTTCTTGCGGACTCCATAAAAGATTCTAAGATTGTTGCTTTTGAGGACCTGGGCCCTGAGGCCATATACGAATTCAAAGTTGAAAACTTCCCCGCTATTGTCATTATAGACAAAGAGGGGGATGACCTATATAAAATCGGCGTCGAAAAATACAGGGAAATTTAA
- a CDS encoding NAD(P)-dependent malic enzyme — protein MSLREDALKLHFENKGKIEVISKVPVSSKEDLSLAYTPGVAEPCKEIFQDPEKIYDYTAKGNMVAVVTDGTAVLGLGKIGAKAALPVMEGKAVLFKCFAGVDAFPICIDSTDIDTIVETVKLIEPVFGGINLEDVAAPSCFEIERRLKECLSIPVFHDDQHGTAIITLSALLNALKLVKKDISEITVVINGAGAAGIAIAKILLKAGVKDILLCDREGIIYEGRKEGMNWAKEEMAKLTNKEKRSGKLADALVDADVFIGVSSANIVSKEMVKSMKKDPIIFAMANPVPEINPKDAFEAGAKIVGTGRSDYPNQINNVLAFPGVFRGALDVMARDINDDMKLAAAYALADIIPSSELKEDYIIPKPFDPRVAPTVAKAVAKAAIECNVARKKVDPEEIEKRTIELVKKANSYFGK, from the coding sequence ATGTCGCTGAGAGAAGATGCATTAAAACTTCATTTTGAAAACAAAGGAAAAATTGAAGTAATAAGCAAAGTGCCGGTGAGCAGCAAGGAAGACCTCAGCCTAGCTTACACTCCCGGCGTTGCCGAACCGTGCAAGGAAATTTTTCAAGACCCTGAAAAGATATATGACTATACAGCAAAAGGAAACATGGTCGCCGTAGTAACCGACGGCACCGCAGTCCTGGGTCTGGGGAAAATAGGGGCAAAGGCCGCACTTCCGGTAATGGAAGGAAAAGCTGTTCTCTTTAAATGCTTTGCCGGCGTGGACGCCTTCCCGATTTGCATAGATTCTACAGATATTGACACAATCGTCGAGACCGTAAAACTCATCGAACCAGTTTTCGGAGGAATCAACCTGGAAGACGTTGCGGCTCCTTCCTGCTTTGAAATAGAAAGGCGCTTAAAAGAGTGCCTTTCCATCCCGGTATTTCACGACGACCAGCACGGCACGGCCATAATAACGTTATCAGCCCTTTTAAACGCTTTAAAATTGGTAAAGAAAGACATCAGCGAAATAACAGTAGTCATAAACGGAGCCGGTGCTGCCGGCATCGCCATTGCAAAAATTCTGTTGAAGGCAGGAGTAAAAGACATTCTGCTCTGTGACCGCGAAGGAATTATATATGAAGGTAGAAAAGAGGGCATGAACTGGGCAAAAGAAGAAATGGCAAAATTGACAAACAAAGAAAAACGTTCCGGGAAACTTGCCGATGCATTGGTAGACGCCGACGTATTTATAGGAGTTTCGTCAGCCAACATCGTAAGCAAAGAAATGGTAAAGAGCATGAAAAAAGACCCCATAATTTTCGCAATGGCAAACCCGGTACCGGAAATAAACCCGAAAGATGCCTTTGAAGCTGGAGCGAAAATAGTAGGAACTGGCAGGTCTGACTACCCCAACCAGATAAACAACGTCCTCGCATTCCCCGGCGTTTTCAGAGGCGCCCTTGACGTCATGGCAAGAGACATTAATGACGACATGAAATTGGCGGCCGCTTATGCCCTGGCAGATATTATTCCTTCCAGTGAATTAAAAGAAGATTATATAATTCCCAAGCCTTTCGACCCAAGAGTGGCACCGACAGTTGCAAAAGCGGTCGCAAAAGCCGCTATAGAGTGCAATGTAGCACGAAAGAAAGTCGATCCGGAAGAAATAGAAAAGAGAACAATAGAATTAGTCAAAAAAGCAAATTCTTATTTTGGCAAATAG
- a CDS encoding TRAP transporter large permease, with translation MVGVLGVVVMLILISMRVPLAIAMMAVSIVGTSILVSPQAALAKLGADAFANSKIYSLSVIPLFVMMGFFLSYAGMGSTLYKLFDAILGKVRAGLAMATIGASALFAAVCGSVVATTTTIASVSVEEMKRYNYDEGFAAGCAAVGGTLGILIPPSSTMVMYGALTEETIGGCLIAGIIPGILTAILLMITAYVLALRNPKLAPISIEREKTPLTWDLIKEAWIIPTIFLISIGGIYVGVFTPTEGGAVGAFLALVILVLLKKMNWETFKKAMNHSARVNAMTFFVLVGGLMFGRFITLSRLPLNLTQFITGLDLNRYVILSIIFLIYLFLGTIMDGMAILVIMTPIIYPIIRSLGFDGIWFAVLTILMLNIGLLTPPIGVISLITANITKVPVGKVFRGVTPFWITLIISSIIIIIFPQLATFLPSMMK, from the coding sequence ATGGTTGGAGTATTGGGCGTTGTAGTAATGCTTATTTTGATATCCATGAGAGTGCCTTTGGCGATTGCGATGATGGCCGTTTCTATAGTCGGTACTAGCATACTGGTTTCGCCTCAGGCTGCTCTGGCAAAGTTGGGTGCCGATGCGTTTGCAAATTCCAAGATATATTCCCTCAGCGTGATACCGCTTTTTGTAATGATGGGCTTTTTCCTATCTTATGCCGGAATGGGAAGCACGCTGTATAAGCTCTTCGATGCGATTTTAGGTAAGGTAAGGGCTGGCCTAGCGATGGCAACGATAGGTGCGAGTGCCCTTTTTGCAGCAGTTTGCGGGTCGGTAGTTGCTACAACCACTACTATAGCCAGCGTATCTGTAGAGGAGATGAAGAGGTATAATTATGACGAAGGCTTTGCAGCGGGATGCGCTGCAGTTGGAGGGACGCTCGGAATTTTGATACCGCCAAGCTCAACAATGGTAATGTACGGGGCGCTGACCGAAGAAACGATAGGAGGATGTTTGATTGCGGGCATCATACCGGGTATTTTAACTGCTATATTGCTTATGATAACTGCGTATGTTCTGGCCTTAAGAAATCCTAAGCTTGCACCTATTTCGATTGAAAGGGAAAAGACTCCCCTTACTTGGGATTTGATAAAAGAGGCGTGGATCATACCCACTATTTTCCTGATAAGTATTGGCGGCATATATGTCGGGGTATTTACCCCTACGGAAGGTGGAGCCGTAGGTGCATTTCTCGCACTGGTTATACTGGTCTTGCTCAAGAAAATGAACTGGGAGACATTTAAGAAAGCTATGAATCATTCGGCTAGGGTTAATGCCATGACGTTCTTCGTTTTGGTAGGGGGGCTTATGTTCGGACGTTTTATAACATTAAGCAGGCTTCCCCTTAATCTGACCCAATTTATTACAGGTTTAGATCTTAATAGATATGTAATACTTTCAATAATATTTTTGATATACCTGTTCTTGGGGACTATAATGGATGGTATGGCAATACTCGTGATAATGACGCCGATAATATATCCCATTATAAGGTCGTTAGGATTCGATGGAATATGGTTTGCGGTGCTTACAATATTGATGCTGAATATTGGTCTTTTAACGCCACCAATAGGGGTTATAAGTTTGATAACTGCAAATATTACAAAAGTGCCGGTCGGGAAGGTATTCCGAGGAGTTACTCCATTCTGGATAACTCTCATTATTTCCAGCATCATTATAATAATCTTCCCGCAGCTTGCGACCTTCCTGCCAAGCATGATGAAATAA
- a CDS encoding TRAP transporter small permease, translating into MERRLIFKLNTILNYIGIAVMLFVMMITVIDISGRYFFNRPLAGTMELTELSLVIIVYLTLGYAEHFHEHVVIDTIYNLMPRNIQKFMYILGSLISLVTAVLLSYYLYLYAGKVVAGGYKTGVLGIRYYPVIYIASAGAACYALAIISNLCEFIKKEGNDKQL; encoded by the coding sequence ATGGAAAGGCGATTAATTTTTAAACTGAATACCATCTTGAACTATATAGGCATTGCCGTGATGCTTTTTGTCATGATGATAACTGTTATTGATATATCAGGACGCTATTTTTTTAATAGGCCCTTAGCCGGGACTATGGAATTGACGGAACTATCGCTGGTAATAATCGTATACTTGACTTTAGGATATGCGGAGCATTTTCATGAACATGTGGTGATTGATACAATTTACAACTTGATGCCGAGGAACATCCAAAAATTCATGTACATTTTGGGGTCGTTGATTTCGTTAGTTACAGCGGTGCTCTTATCTTATTATCTTTACCTCTATGCAGGTAAAGTAGTGGCAGGCGGTTACAAGACGGGTGTGCTTGGAATCCGTTATTATCCTGTTATATATATTGCCTCCGCGGGAGCTGCTTGTTATGCATTGGCGATAATTTCGAATCTATGCGAATTCATTAAAAAAGAAGGGAATGATAAGCAGTTATGA
- a CDS encoding TRAP transporter substrate-binding protein — MKVRYLRLVAFLLILFIVSSIFTGCGTKKEASSNNNQSTGEKKTVELVMGHPFSAQHPVSQQILIPLAKELEEKSGGRIKLTIHPGGSVTSAATIRDDVVSGAIDIGWTLQGYTPGKYPITDLLELPFMFDSTLQASYVLWNLYKRSPEFQQEYGDVVVLGLWVTDPSEFLTKKPVKKPDDLKGMRIRVGGPSREAMIKKLGGTPLVIPMPDVYDAMQRGIIDGDCNGPSVVESYKLHEVIKYATRGLRAFHSAQVIFMNKDKWNSLSPEDQKLLESLTGEVIYKKATEIYNAGYEKGMNMAVKSNVVITEITPEQRKEWMEKTKDLINEWLNAANQKGIPGQKILDLVNQLKEEFNSTQKS, encoded by the coding sequence ATGAAAGTAAGATATTTGCGCTTAGTTGCATTTTTATTAATTTTGTTCATAGTATCTTCAATCTTTACCGGCTGCGGCACAAAAAAGGAAGCTAGTTCCAACAACAACCAAAGCACAGGAGAAAAGAAAACGGTCGAGTTGGTAATGGGACATCCATTTTCGGCGCAACACCCGGTTAGCCAGCAGATATTAATACCGCTGGCAAAAGAACTAGAGGAAAAAAGCGGTGGCAGGATAAAGCTCACAATTCACCCTGGCGGTTCGGTTACTAGCGCGGCTACGATAAGGGATGACGTGGTGAGCGGTGCAATTGATATTGGATGGACCCTGCAAGGTTACACCCCGGGTAAATACCCCATAACAGATCTGCTGGAGCTGCCGTTTATGTTTGATTCAACGTTGCAGGCGTCTTACGTTTTGTGGAACCTTTACAAGAGGTCTCCTGAGTTCCAGCAGGAATACGGTGATGTGGTGGTACTCGGACTTTGGGTCACCGACCCGAGCGAATTTTTGACTAAAAAGCCGGTAAAAAAGCCTGATGACCTGAAGGGCATGAGGATTCGCGTCGGCGGTCCCTCGAGAGAAGCCATGATAAAGAAATTAGGCGGAACTCCTCTCGTAATCCCAATGCCTGATGTCTACGATGCCATGCAGCGAGGAATAATAGATGGCGACTGCAATGGTCCTTCTGTAGTGGAGTCCTATAAGTTACACGAAGTAATTAAATATGCAACACGAGGACTGAGGGCATTCCATTCGGCCCAAGTAATATTTATGAACAAGGATAAATGGAACAGCCTATCGCCCGAAGACCAGAAGCTTCTTGAAAGCCTGACAGGAGAAGTAATTTACAAAAAGGCGACTGAAATTTACAATGCAGGTTATGAGAAAGGAATGAACATGGCGGTAAAATCCAATGTGGTTATAACCGAGATAACTCCCGAGCAGCGGAAAGAATGGATGGAAAAGACCAAGGATTTGATTAATGAGTGGCTAAATGCTGCAAATCAAAAGGGCATTCCTGGACAGAAAATTCTCGACCTTGTTAACCAGTTAAAAGAGGAATTTAATTCCACTCAGAAGAGTTGA
- a CDS encoding SIS domain-containing protein has protein sequence MLYSYLDEVAKRIEKIRTTQIENVKKAAELIAGSLEKEDSVFHVFGCGHSHIAAEELFYRAGGLACVNPILPVELMLHEGALKSSHYERKEDVISLIFDRYDMREGECLIIVSHSGRNGAPVEAAYEAKRRGLKVVAVTSREYKGRTSSRHSSGKFLEDVADVVIDNCGNYGDASLKIEKEGFNTSFAPLSTVLNTVILNMLVAEVVSIMLQRRIVPPVFMSGNVDGAEEHNLKLVERYRKRVKHL, from the coding sequence TTGCTATATAGCTACCTAGATGAGGTCGCAAAAAGGATAGAGAAAATCAGGACGACTCAGATTGAAAATGTAAAAAAGGCAGCGGAATTAATAGCAGGTTCACTAGAAAAAGAAGACAGCGTTTTTCACGTGTTCGGCTGCGGCCATTCGCATATAGCCGCAGAGGAACTCTTTTATAGGGCGGGCGGCCTCGCCTGCGTAAATCCCATATTGCCAGTAGAATTGATGCTCCATGAGGGTGCCCTGAAAAGTTCTCATTATGAGAGAAAGGAAGATGTAATAAGTTTAATTTTTGACAGGTATGACATGAGAGAAGGCGAATGCTTAATAATAGTATCCCATTCTGGCAGAAACGGTGCCCCGGTAGAAGCAGCTTATGAAGCAAAAAGAAGGGGCTTAAAAGTGGTGGCGGTGACTTCAAGGGAGTATAAGGGAAGAACATCTTCCAGGCATTCTTCGGGTAAATTTCTGGAAGATGTGGCTGACGTAGTAATAGACAACTGCGGCAATTACGGAGATGCATCGCTGAAAATAGAAAAAGAGGGCTTTAACACCTCCTTTGCTCCACTTTCGACCGTGCTTAATACGGTAATACTCAATATGTTGGTTGCTGAGGTAGTTTCCATAATGCTACAAAGGAGAATAGTTCCTCCAGTTTTCATGAGTGGAAACGTCGATGGTGCAGAAGAACACAACTTAAAATTGGTGGAAAGATATAGGAAAAGAGTAAAGCATCTGTAA
- a CDS encoding PTS sugar transporter subunit IIB encodes MGEKIKIVAACGVGMGSSLILKMTIEDIIRELGINAAVEHADIGSVKSANPDIVVVQTFHEEKVRDAAKAVVAIDDFFNKEKLKEKLIAAFNELRGM; translated from the coding sequence ATGGGCGAAAAAATAAAAATAGTTGCAGCATGTGGTGTAGGAATGGGCAGCAGCCTGATATTGAAAATGACGATAGAGGATATTATAAGGGAATTGGGCATCAATGCGGCTGTAGAACATGCGGATATTGGAAGTGTAAAAAGCGCAAATCCGGACATAGTGGTGGTTCAGACCTTTCATGAAGAAAAGGTAAGAGATGCTGCAAAGGCCGTAGTTGCAATCGATGACTTCTTCAATAAAGAAAAGCTAAAGGAAAAACTCATAGCCGCGTTTAACGAATTGAGAGGAATGTAA